The following are encoded in a window of Syngnathoides biaculeatus isolate LvHL_M chromosome 3, ASM1980259v1, whole genome shotgun sequence genomic DNA:
- the mafa gene encoding transcription factor Maf, translating into MPASKNRSRVQPSLARPPAARRLGSRCLRERTGRVKSCVKCSKYNTRAEKGRRSSCARHRAGVRARQPPPSDGRSSPSTPGATAALQPAWRTVSSGGGSSSSKRMASELAMSNSDLPTSPLAMEYVNDFDLMKFEVKKEPVEPDRTISQCSRLIAGGSLSSTPMSTPCSSVPPSPSFSAPSPGSGSEQKTHIEDFYWMSGYQQQLNPEALGFSPEDAVEALINSSHQLQSFDGYARGQQFPGAAGPGGAMAGEEMGSAAAVVSAVIAAAAAQNGAQHHHHHHHHNGAGGGGGGGSGGAGGGHHHHHHHQAPGIQSNGVSGTNHHPHMRLDDRFSDEQLVTMSVRELNRQLRGVSKEEVIRLKQKRRTLKNRGYAQSCRFKRVQQRHVLEGEKTQLVQQVEHLKQEISRLVRERDAYKEKYEKLIGNGFRESGSSSDNNPSSPEFFIAMAFQLC; encoded by the exons ATGCCCGCTTCAAAAAATCGCTCCCGCGTCCAACCGTCGCTCGCTCGCCCGCCCGCAGCCCGCCGCCTCGGGTCGCGATGTCTCCGTGAGAGAACGGGCCGCGTGAAAAGTTGTGTTAAATGTTCGAAATACAACACGCGCGCCGAGAAGGGACGCCGCTCTTCGTGTGCGCGACACCGGGCCGGTGTGCGTGCGCGACAGCCTCCGCCGAGCGACGGCCGAAGTAGTCCGAGCACG CCCGGCGCGACGGCCGCTCTCCAGCCCGCCTGGAGGACTGtgagcagcggcggcggcagcagcagcagcaagagGATGGCATCAGAGCTGGCAATGAGCAACTCCGACCTGCCCACCAGTCCCCTGGCCATGGAATATGTTAATGACTTCGATCTGATGAAGTTTGAAGTGAAAAAGGAGCCGGTGGAGCCCGATCGCACCATCAGCCAGTGCAGCCGCCTCATCGCCGGGGGATCCCTCTCTTCCACGCCGATGAGCACGCCCTGCAGCTCTGTGCCCCCCTCCCCGAGCTTCTCGGCGCCCAGTCCGGGCTCGGGGAGCGAGCAGAAGACGCACATAGAGGACTTCTACTGGATGTCCGGTTACCAACAGCAGCTCAACCCAGAAGCGCTGGGCTTCAGCCCCGAGGACGCGGTCGAGGCGCTCATCAACAGCAGCCACCAGCTCCAGTCGTTCGATGGCTACGCCAGAGGCCAGCAGTTCCCGGGCGCCGCCGGCCCAGGAGGCGCCATGGCCGGGGAGGAGATGGGCTCCGCCGCGGCGGTCGTGTCGGCGGTCATCGCTGCGGCCGCAGCTCAGAACGGGGCACagcaccatcaccaccaccaccaccacaacggggccgggggaggaggaggagggggcagCGGAGGCGCAGGTGGCggtcaccaccaccaccaccaccaccaggcgCCGGGCATCCAGTCCAACGGCGTCTCCGGGACGAACCACCACCCGCACATGCGCCTGGACGACCGCTTCTCCGACGAGCAGCTGGTCACGATGTCCGTGCGGGAGCTGAACCGGCAGCTGCGGGGGGTCAGCAAGGAAGAAGTGATCCGGCTCAAGCAGAAGAGGAGGACCCTCAAGAATCGAGGCTACGCGCAGTCGTGTCGCTTCAAGCGCGTCCAGCAGCGGCACGTCCTGGAGGGCGAGAAGACGCAACTGGTGCAGCAAGTGGAGCACCTCAAGCAGGAGATCTCCAGGCTGGTCCGGGAGAGGGACGCGTACAAAGAAAAGTATGAGAAGCTCATCGGCAACGGCTTCAGAGAAAGTGGCTCGAGCAGCGACAACAACCCTTCATCTCCGGAGTTTTTCAT TGCGATGGCGTTTCAGCTGTGTTGA